One genomic segment of Candidatus Stygibacter australis includes these proteins:
- a CDS encoding TonB-dependent receptor plug domain-containing protein, which translates to MKTKLLLLIISFLIAIALNALQVSGYVIDAEEKYLDQVLVKSSAGFDITGEDGVYQLEAINQDTLIYHKLGYQDITLPAGSIPAKLQMERLPITISGRAVSERSDPLRQSVQHLIPSENNNSENESLAGYIAAETGLQLSGTRTAGTQQTLKIPGYDSRHTLVMLDGIPLNSPGEEFDFSRIPLNLISEIEIRPASGIAGSGAMGTVINLKTNSPVKPLQLETCISYGSFGHYSANLSYSRHSERFNLQTDIIYQQAENDFTYPAPKEWNTDSKYLTRENNSFWQADISSFFTYRSTWGNWDFKGYYTNFFRMLPGAVNNPDLFYKARISGDIIKFQANWKYNLQNFQFITRFWNNTEKTIYDNTRLKEPYNQYLYYYIYGKNYKQSRGIRPIIEWEPNQNIKLKLGGEELIESYQYKETTNEVSSIPEIERSSYALFSEAALNRELGDFTPWLKFAGRYDYAQDFSPEQNGSIIGGINYEKELLISASIGRLRGFTLPSFYSLYWKGDAEATGNPDLVPETSDGIKLEGSIQYQSNTLSVSWRDDQLENMIIWIQDFNYAWKPINLGAASVKNLEYRCTLNPIKNLKLSGIYTQTITADKTRLANGEPSAFYNKELIYTPDYQGNIALNWTPGDFIFNLNMEFTGSQWTTRDQLTEEKLLSEYQLYNCSLGWKTRYMKLDITWLLQVNNLLNEYYYIYEYMPQPGRNLNLSIKIKYR; encoded by the coding sequence ATGAAAACGAAATTACTTCTCCTGATCATAAGCTTTTTAATAGCAATTGCGCTAAATGCTTTGCAGGTATCAGGATATGTAATAGATGCGGAAGAGAAATATCTGGATCAGGTGTTGGTAAAAAGCTCAGCAGGATTTGATATTACAGGAGAAGATGGGGTCTATCAACTGGAAGCTATTAATCAGGATACCCTGATCTATCATAAGCTGGGATATCAGGATATCACCCTGCCTGCGGGTTCAATTCCTGCTAAACTGCAAATGGAACGCCTTCCCATCACGATTTCCGGTAGAGCAGTATCTGAAAGAAGCGATCCGCTTCGGCAATCTGTTCAGCACCTGATACCCAGTGAGAACAACAATTCAGAAAATGAATCTCTGGCTGGTTATATTGCAGCAGAAACCGGATTACAGCTTTCGGGGACCCGCACAGCAGGTACACAACAGACTCTTAAAATCCCTGGATATGACAGCCGGCACACGCTGGTGATGCTGGATGGAATCCCCTTAAACAGTCCAGGGGAAGAATTTGATTTCTCCCGTATTCCGCTTAATCTGATCTCGGAAATTGAGATCCGTCCAGCTTCCGGGATTGCCGGCTCCGGGGCGATGGGTACAGTCATCAACCTGAAAACGAATTCCCCCGTAAAGCCATTGCAACTGGAAACTTGTATCAGTTATGGCTCTTTTGGTCATTATTCAGCAAATCTCAGCTATAGTCGTCACAGCGAACGGTTCAATTTACAGACAGATATCATTTATCAGCAGGCGGAAAACGATTTCACTTATCCAGCACCCAAAGAGTGGAATACAGATAGTAAGTACTTGACACGCGAAAACAACTCCTTTTGGCAGGCGGATATATCTTCCTTTTTCACTTATCGCTCAACCTGGGGGAACTGGGATTTCAAGGGGTATTACACTAATTTCTTCCGCATGCTGCCAGGTGCTGTAAATAATCCAGACCTGTTTTATAAAGCCCGAATCTCGGGAGATATAATTAAATTTCAGGCTAACTGGAAATACAACTTGCAGAATTTTCAATTTATTACTCGCTTCTGGAATAATACCGAAAAAACAATTTATGATAACACCAGGCTAAAGGAGCCATATAATCAATATTTATATTATTATATCTATGGTAAAAACTATAAGCAGAGCAGAGGAATAAGACCCATTATCGAGTGGGAACCAAACCAGAATATCAAATTGAAACTGGGTGGAGAAGAGCTGATTGAAAGCTATCAATATAAAGAAACCACTAATGAGGTGAGTTCCATACCAGAAATTGAGAGAAGTTCCTATGCATTATTTTCTGAAGCTGCCCTCAATCGGGAATTGGGTGATTTTACTCCCTGGTTGAAGTTTGCTGGACGTTATGATTATGCTCAGGATTTCTCCCCGGAACAAAACGGGAGCATAATCGGCGGGATTAATTATGAAAAAGAGCTTCTGATATCTGCATCAATAGGCAGGCTCCGGGGATTTACACTTCCTTCATTTTATAGTCTGTACTGGAAGGGGGATGCCGAAGCAACCGGTAATCCTGACCTGGTTCCGGAAACCAGTGATGGAATTAAACTTGAAGGCAGTATCCAGTATCAATCGAACACTTTAAGTGTATCATGGCGTGATGATCAATTGGAGAATATGATCATCTGGATCCAGGATTTCAATTACGCCTGGAAACCCATTAATCTGGGTGCAGCAAGCGTGAAAAATCTAGAATATAGATGCACATTGAATCCCATTAAGAACCTTAAACTGAGCGGAATTTATACCCAGACCATAACGGCAGATAAAACCAGACTGGCAAATGGTGAACCTTCAGCTTTTTATAATAAAGAACTTATCTACACACCAGATTATCAGGGAAATATTGCCTTAAACTGGACTCCAGGAGATTTCATATTCAATCTTAATATGGAGTTCACAGGCAGCCAGTGGACTACGCGTGATCAATTGACAGAAGAAAAATTATTATCAGAATATCAGCTTTATAACTGCTCACTGGGCTGGAAAACACGCTATATGAAACTTGATATCACCTGGCTGCTGCAGGTCAATAATCTGCTTAATGAATATTATTATATTTATGAATATATGCCCCAACCCGGCAGAAATCTTAATTTATCAATAAAAATTAAATATAGGTGA
- a CDS encoding T9SS type A sorting domain-containing protein, translating to MRNYVLLLLLTIGFLLNASVLFVLNSGSETLSLIDLETGEVDNAFAALGYMPNRFVCNTQYIYVANSGDNSVQKIDINTGSTITNIYLGTTVNPYDLTIDEDFLYVSGGLSNQVYKIDLATDEVVDQTAVGGNPAGMAISENKLYVGNTDYMTNYSNCSVTVIDLAEFVVITTIPTEVNPQYLLAEDDQVHVSCTGNWIDMMGNIQIISVITDTIIHTIEMGGQCGDLTITPDGTIYVGDAQNAAVYAYDAATWEVIYSPAEPFIPGGSVVEADDTNLAILGGEWGQNFTVNLYDLDETILDNYLVGLYAIDMKFQPQQSSTNENYITNAPDIITYPNPFCDTVNFKTSDSRCQIESLKIYDIRGRLVNEISNTGVWDGKDKYGLPVSSGIYLSRIKTSARYSQIKRVIKL from the coding sequence ATGAGAAATTATGTTTTGCTCTTACTATTAACAATCGGTTTTCTGCTCAATGCATCCGTGCTATTTGTATTGAACAGCGGTAGTGAAACGCTTTCCCTGATAGATCTGGAAACTGGTGAGGTGGATAATGCCTTTGCTGCTCTAGGCTATATGCCAAACAGGTTTGTTTGCAACACCCAGTATATTTATGTGGCAAATTCGGGTGACAACAGTGTGCAGAAAATTGATATTAACACAGGCAGCACGATAACCAACATTTATCTGGGAACAACTGTTAATCCTTATGATCTGACTATCGATGAGGATTTTCTCTATGTATCCGGAGGACTTTCAAATCAGGTATATAAAATAGATCTAGCTACAGATGAGGTAGTTGACCAGACAGCTGTGGGAGGAAATCCTGCTGGTATGGCAATATCAGAAAATAAACTCTATGTTGGTAATACAGATTATATGACAAACTATAGCAATTGCTCTGTCACAGTAATTGATCTAGCAGAATTTGTTGTTATCACCACAATTCCTACAGAGGTAAATCCCCAGTATCTGCTGGCTGAAGACGATCAGGTTCATGTTTCCTGCACCGGCAACTGGATAGACATGATGGGTAATATCCAGATAATTTCTGTTATTACAGATACTATTATCCACACAATTGAGATGGGTGGTCAATGTGGAGACCTTACCATTACCCCTGACGGTACAATTTATGTGGGAGACGCCCAGAATGCAGCAGTTTATGCTTATGATGCAGCTACCTGGGAAGTAATATACTCTCCAGCAGAACCCTTTATACCCGGGGGCAGTGTAGTGGAAGCGGATGACACTAATCTTGCGATTTTAGGTGGAGAATGGGGGCAAAATTTCACTGTCAATCTTTATGATCTTGATGAAACGATTCTTGATAACTACCTGGTGGGATTATATGCAATTGACATGAAGTTCCAGCCTCAGCAGTCCTCCACAAATGAAAATTATATTACAAATGCTCCTGACATCATCACATATCCCAATCCCTTCTGCGATACAGTAAACTTTAAAACATCAGATTCACGCTGCCAGATAGAATCCCTAAAAATTTATGATATCAGAGGAAGACTGGTAAATGAGATTTCAAATACTGGCGTATGGGATGGAAAAGATAAATATGGACTGCCAGTTTCCTCTGGAATCTATCTTTCTAGAATAAAAACTTCTGCTAGATACTCCCAAATAAAGAGGGTAATAAAACTGTAA
- a CDS encoding glycosyltransferase family 9 protein, producing MMKILIIRLSSLGDIVLTEPIIRTLAELYPQAEISYLVKPAFKDIVSAFPTQVKTLDWNNDLSSLLQLSKVKYDILIDLHNKPNTALIRSFCRATIKSVYNKAHRLRKNIVAHTTSQSISSTLDLYYSALKKINITPQSRYPQITADDSANVQLKENKLQNGNFILIFPGATSFTKKWLPEYFIELINRISPDFQVVLAGGKSESQLSAQIIQQCNDQVIDLCARTSIRQLISLINKAKVVIANDSGPAHLAAALNKPQITIFGATSPKLGFAPLNDKNVLITQNLSCSPCSLHGSDVCPLHHFNCMKTINPQIVYEELLKIL from the coding sequence ATGATGAAAATCTTGATTATAAGACTGTCCTCTTTAGGAGACATTGTTCTCACTGAACCGATTATCAGGACGCTTGCAGAACTCTATCCCCAGGCAGAGATTTCCTATCTGGTCAAACCCGCTTTCAAAGATATTGTCTCCGCTTTTCCCACTCAGGTGAAAACTCTTGACTGGAACAATGATCTCTCTTCACTGCTGCAGCTTTCCAAAGTAAAATATGACATCCTGATTGATCTGCACAATAAACCTAATACTGCCCTTATCAGATCATTCTGCAGAGCTACGATAAAATCCGTATATAATAAAGCTCATCGCTTGAGAAAAAATATTGTTGCTCACACTACTTCTCAATCCATCTCATCCACTCTTGATCTCTATTATTCTGCCCTAAAAAAGATCAATATCACTCCTCAATCGCGCTATCCCCAAATTACCGCAGATGATTCCGCAAATGTGCAGCTGAAAGAAAATAAACTGCAAAATGGCAATTTCATCCTCATTTTCCCCGGTGCCACCAGTTTTACCAAAAAATGGCTGCCGGAATATTTTATCGAATTGATCAATAGGATTTCTCCAGATTTTCAGGTTGTGTTGGCGGGAGGTAAATCAGAAAGTCAATTATCTGCCCAAATTATCCAACAATGTAATGATCAGGTTATTGATCTTTGTGCCAGAACCAGTATCAGACAATTAATCTCTCTTATTAATAAAGCAAAGGTAGTAATAGCAAATGACAGTGGTCCTGCTCATCTGGCAGCTGCACTCAATAAACCTCAGATCACAATCTTTGGTGCCACATCTCCCAAGCTCGGTTTTGCCCCGCTTAATGATAAAAATGTGCTCATCACTCAAAATCTATCCTGCTCACCTTGCTCACTCCATGGCAGTGATGTCTGCCCCCTACACCACTTCAACTGCATGAAAACTATCAACCCTCAGATTGTTTATGAAGAATTGCTCAAGATATTGTAA